From one Streptomyces sp. SCSIO 30461 genomic stretch:
- a CDS encoding BCCT family transporter codes for MPVTADLPALPESARHVGTDPVVFGVTAALALAFVVWGSVATDTLGRVSNALLSGLIHNFGWAFVLAASGFVVFALWLAISRYGSIPLGQDGEGPEFRTVSWVAMMFSAGMGIGLMFYGVSEPLAHFVAPPPGTHPADAAAAMATSMATTLFHWTLHPWAIYAAAGLAIAYSTFRRRRRQTVSAVFVPLIGERHANGTSGRVIDMLAIFATLFGSAASLGLGALQIGSGIGELGWLQKAGTGLLVGIIAVLTLAFVASAVSGVEKGIQWLSNINMVLALILAVFVFVAGPTIAVLDLLPTSIATYFGELPELAGRTDAASGSGVAAWLGTWTVFYWAWWISWTPFVGMFIARISRGRTIRQFVGGVILVPSVVSLCWFAIFGGTAMTLQGRGRLGAEQTPEGQLFDVLRQFPAATLTSLLVMVLVGIFFVSGADAASLVMGALSQKGALEPGRFVVVFWGLLTGAVAAVMLLVGGGQADALAGLQNLTILVAAPFALVMIGMCFSLVRDLRHDPLIVRGERGDEAVGVAVVEGHEKYAGDFVIRIGPSPRPTGAAEDASPRPK; via the coding sequence CTGCCGGTGACCGCCGACCTGCCCGCGCTACCCGAGTCCGCGAGGCACGTCGGTACGGACCCGGTGGTGTTCGGTGTCACCGCCGCGTTGGCGCTCGCCTTCGTCGTCTGGGGCTCCGTCGCCACCGACACGCTGGGGCGGGTGTCGAACGCTCTGCTGTCCGGACTGATCCACAATTTCGGTTGGGCGTTCGTCCTGGCGGCATCCGGGTTCGTGGTCTTCGCGCTGTGGCTCGCCATCAGCCGCTACGGCTCCATCCCCCTCGGGCAGGACGGCGAGGGCCCGGAATTCCGCACGGTGTCATGGGTGGCCATGATGTTCAGCGCCGGTATGGGCATCGGCCTGATGTTCTACGGCGTCAGTGAGCCCCTCGCGCACTTCGTCGCTCCGCCGCCCGGGACCCACCCCGCCGACGCCGCTGCAGCCATGGCGACGTCCATGGCCACCACCCTGTTCCACTGGACGCTCCACCCGTGGGCCATCTACGCGGCGGCCGGTTTGGCGATCGCGTACAGCACCTTTCGCCGCCGCCGGCGGCAGACCGTCAGCGCCGTGTTCGTTCCCCTCATCGGCGAACGGCACGCGAACGGGACGAGCGGGCGCGTCATCGACATGCTGGCCATCTTCGCCACGCTGTTCGGCTCAGCGGCGTCGCTCGGGCTCGGCGCCCTCCAGATCGGCAGCGGTATCGGAGAACTGGGCTGGTTGCAGAAGGCGGGCACCGGGCTGCTCGTCGGCATCATCGCGGTACTGACGCTGGCCTTCGTCGCTTCCGCGGTGTCCGGGGTGGAGAAGGGCATCCAGTGGCTCTCCAACATCAACATGGTGCTCGCCCTGATCCTCGCGGTGTTCGTCTTCGTGGCCGGACCGACCATCGCCGTCCTCGACCTGCTGCCGACCTCGATCGCCACCTACTTCGGCGAGCTGCCGGAGCTCGCCGGTCGCACCGATGCCGCCAGCGGTTCCGGTGTGGCCGCCTGGCTCGGGACATGGACCGTCTTCTACTGGGCCTGGTGGATCTCATGGACCCCCTTCGTCGGCATGTTCATCGCCCGCATCAGCAGGGGGCGTACCATCCGCCAGTTCGTCGGCGGTGTCATCCTGGTGCCCAGCGTCGTCAGCCTGTGCTGGTTCGCGATCTTCGGCGGCACCGCGATGACGCTTCAGGGACGGGGACGCCTTGGCGCGGAGCAGACCCCTGAAGGCCAACTCTTCGACGTGCTCAGGCAGTTCCCCGCCGCCACGCTGACAAGCCTGTTGGTCATGGTGCTGGTCGGCATCTTCTTCGTCTCCGGTGCCGATGCCGCCTCGCTCGTCATGGGCGCCCTCTCCCAGAAGGGCGCACTGGAGCCCGGCCGCTTCGTCGTCGTCTTCTGGGGTCTGCTCACGGGGGCGGTCGCCGCGGTGATGCTCCTCGTGGGAGGCGGTCAGGCAGATGCGCTGGCCGGTCTGCAGAACCTGACGATCCTCGTCGCCGCACCGTTCGCGCTGGTGATGATCGGCATGTGTTTCTCGCTGGTGCGCGATCTACGGCACGACCCACTGATCGTGCGCGGCGAGCGGGGCGATGAGGCGGTCGGCGTCGCTGTCGTCGAGGGCCACGAGAAGTACGCCGGGGACTTCGTGATCCGCATCGGGCCGTCACCGCGGCCGACCGGGGCCGCGGAGGACGCCTCGCCTCGGCCGAAGTGA
- a CDS encoding NAD(P)-binding domain-containing protein translates to MNDFGEKDAGRPVDVVVIGAGQAGLSAAYHLRRVGLRPDEDFVALDHAPKPGGAWQFRWDSLTYGKVHGMHALPGMELVGAAEGRPSSEVIGDYFARYEQAFDLRVHRPVDVRAVREGEGGRLLVESSEGAYSARALINATGTWDRPFWPRYPGQEVFRGRQLHTSDYPGPEAFAGLRVVVVGGGASGTQHLMEIADFAAETTWVTRRPPVFREGPFGEVQGRAAVAMVEERVRRGLPPLSVVSVTGLALNEAVRRARAAGVLDRLPMFDRITPSGVAWDDGRTIDADVILWATGFRAAIDHLSPLRLREPGGGIAVDGTRAVRDGRVHLVGYGPSASTIGANRAGRAAVHEIQRLLAREPVVVSG, encoded by the coding sequence GTGAACGACTTTGGGGAGAAGGACGCCGGACGACCGGTCGATGTGGTCGTCATCGGAGCCGGTCAGGCCGGTCTTTCGGCTGCCTACCATCTGCGGCGTGTGGGTTTGCGGCCCGATGAGGACTTCGTGGCGCTGGACCATGCCCCGAAGCCCGGTGGCGCCTGGCAGTTCCGCTGGGACTCGCTCACCTACGGCAAGGTGCACGGGATGCACGCGCTCCCGGGGATGGAGCTGGTCGGCGCGGCTGAGGGCCGTCCGTCGTCCGAGGTCATCGGCGACTACTTCGCCCGCTACGAGCAGGCCTTCGACCTCCGGGTACACCGGCCCGTGGATGTGCGCGCGGTGCGGGAGGGCGAAGGCGGCCGGCTGCTGGTCGAGTCGTCGGAAGGTGCCTACTCCGCACGCGCCCTGATCAATGCCACCGGCACCTGGGACCGGCCCTTCTGGCCGCGCTACCCCGGTCAGGAGGTCTTTCGCGGGCGTCAGTTGCACACATCGGACTACCCGGGCCCCGAGGCGTTCGCGGGGCTGCGGGTGGTCGTGGTGGGCGGGGGTGCGTCGGGGACCCAGCATCTGATGGAGATCGCGGACTTCGCCGCGGAGACCACCTGGGTGACACGGCGGCCGCCGGTGTTCCGTGAGGGGCCTTTCGGCGAGGTCCAGGGGCGTGCGGCGGTGGCCATGGTGGAGGAGCGGGTGCGGCGCGGGCTGCCGCCGCTGAGTGTGGTGTCGGTGACGGGACTAGCGCTGAACGAAGCGGTCCGACGGGCCCGGGCCGCAGGAGTGCTGGACCGGCTGCCGATGTTCGATCGGATCACCCCCTCCGGTGTGGCGTGGGACGACGGGCGCACGATCGACGCGGACGTGATCCTGTGGGCCACGGGCTTCCGTGCCGCGATCGACCATCTGTCGCCGCTGAGGCTGCGCGAGCCTGGGGGCGGTATCGCGGTGGACGGTACCCGCGCGGTGCGCGATGGGCGTGTTCACCTCGTCGGCTACGGCCCGTCGGCTTCGACGATCGGCGCGAATCGCGCGGGACGGGCCGCGGTGCACGAGATCCAGCGGCTGCTCGCGCGCGAGCCGGTGGTGGTCTCCGGATAG
- a CDS encoding ABC transporter ATP-binding protein translates to MRPHSDPTWTPPDRPIDPSRAAFPDRRPAELRRIVRLFKPYRGRLAIVGLLVGASSLVSVASPFLLREILDTAIPQGRTGLLSLLALGMILTAVTTSVFGVLQTLISTTVGQRVMHDLRTGVYARLQRMPLAFFTRTRTGEVQSRIANDIGGMQATVTSTATSLVSNLTAVVATVVAMLALDWRLTVVSLVLLPVFVAISRRVGRERKAITAQRQKQMATMAATVTESLSVSGILLGRTMGRADSLTRSFADESERLVDLEVRSSMAGRWRMSTIGIVMAAMPALLYWAAGLTLQSGGAAISLGTLVAFVSLQQGLFRPAVSLLSTGVQIQTSLALFQRIFEYLDLPVDITEPAQPVRPDKVRGEVRFEGVEFGYDARGEPTLSGIELTVPAGSSLAVVGPTGSGKSTLSYLVPRLYDVTGGRVTLDGVDVRELAFDTLAQAVGVVSQETYLFHASVAENLRFAKPGATDEEIESAARAAQIHDHIASLPDGYDTLVGERGYRFSGGEKQRLAIARTILRDPPVLILDEATSALDTRTEHAVQQAIDALSAGRTTITIAHRLSTVRDADEIVVLDGGRIAERGSHTALMERGGRYAALVRRDAAPATVAAAAS, encoded by the coding sequence ATGCGCCCTCACAGCGATCCCACCTGGACGCCCCCCGACCGTCCCATCGACCCGTCCCGCGCCGCCTTCCCCGACCGCCGGCCCGCGGAACTCCGGCGCATCGTGCGGCTCTTCAAGCCCTACCGCGGCAGGCTGGCAATCGTCGGTCTGCTCGTCGGCGCCTCGTCGCTCGTCTCGGTGGCCTCGCCGTTCCTGCTCCGGGAGATCCTCGACACCGCGATCCCGCAGGGCCGCACGGGGCTGCTCTCGCTGCTCGCACTCGGGATGATCCTGACGGCGGTGACGACGAGCGTCTTCGGCGTGCTCCAGACGCTGATCTCGACCACTGTCGGCCAGCGGGTCATGCATGACCTGCGCACGGGCGTCTACGCCCGGCTCCAGCGGATGCCGCTGGCCTTCTTCACCAGGACGCGCACCGGAGAGGTCCAGTCGCGCATCGCCAACGACATCGGCGGAATGCAGGCGACGGTCACCTCCACCGCCACCTCCCTGGTCTCCAACCTGACCGCAGTGGTCGCCACCGTCGTCGCGATGCTCGCGCTCGACTGGCGGCTCACCGTGGTCTCGCTCGTTCTCCTCCCGGTCTTCGTCGCGATCAGCCGCAGGGTCGGCCGGGAGCGCAAGGCCATCACGGCCCAGCGACAGAAGCAGATGGCGACCATGGCCGCCACGGTCACCGAATCGCTGTCGGTCAGCGGCATCCTGCTCGGCCGGACCATGGGGCGTGCCGATTCGCTCACCCGCTCGTTCGCCGACGAGTCCGAGCGGCTGGTCGACCTGGAGGTGCGCTCCAGCATGGCGGGGCGCTGGCGGATGTCCACCATCGGCATCGTCATGGCCGCCATGCCCGCGCTGCTGTACTGGGCGGCCGGACTGACGCTCCAGAGCGGCGGTGCGGCGATCTCCCTCGGCACCCTCGTCGCCTTCGTCTCGCTTCAGCAGGGCCTGTTCCGCCCGGCCGTGAGCCTGCTGTCCACCGGGGTGCAGATCCAGACCTCGCTGGCGCTCTTCCAGCGGATCTTCGAGTACCTGGACCTGCCGGTCGACATCACCGAACCCGCGCAGCCGGTCCGGCCGGACAAGGTACGCGGCGAAGTGCGCTTCGAGGGCGTCGAATTCGGCTACGACGCCAGAGGCGAGCCGACCCTCAGCGGAATCGAGCTCACCGTGCCGGCCGGCAGCAGCCTGGCCGTCGTCGGCCCCACCGGCTCCGGGAAGTCCACACTCAGCTATCTGGTGCCCCGGCTGTACGACGTCACAGGCGGCAGGGTCACGCTCGACGGTGTCGACGTACGCGAGCTGGCCTTCGACACCCTCGCGCAGGCGGTGGGCGTGGTCTCCCAGGAGACCTATCTCTTCCACGCCTCGGTCGCCGAGAATCTGCGCTTCGCCAAACCCGGCGCCACGGACGAGGAGATCGAGTCGGCCGCGCGCGCCGCCCAGATCCATGACCACATCGCATCCCTGCCCGACGGGTACGACACCCTGGTCGGCGAGCGCGGCTACCGCTTCTCGGGCGGCGAGAAACAGCGCCTCGCCATCGCGCGCACCATCCTGCGTGACCCTCCGGTGCTCATCCTGGACGAGGCGACCAGCGCGCTCGACACCCGAACGGAGCACGCGGTGCAGCAGGCCATCGACGCCCTGTCGGCCGGTCGCACCACCATCACCATCGCCCACCGGCTGTCAACAGTGCGGGACGCCGACGAGATCGTCGTTCTGGACGGCGGACGGATCGCGGAACGCGGCAGTCATACCGCACTGATGGAGCGGGGCGGGCGCTACGCGGCACTGGTGCGACGAGACGCGGCACCGGCCACGGTGGCAGCAGCGGCTTCCTGA
- a CDS encoding MarR family transcriptional regulator, which produces MNAPVPAPDADGLLAEQLLRLTRRLHRIQKRHLEPVGVTPAQSRLLRVLAHYDGAPRMADLADRLEVVPRAVTTLVDGLEANGRVRRVQDPANRRVVRVELTDLGLATLRELRGARRAAAEDILAPLNAEQREALGGLLSALVP; this is translated from the coding sequence ATGAACGCCCCCGTGCCCGCGCCCGATGCGGATGGCCTGCTGGCCGAGCAGCTGCTGCGGCTGACCCGACGGCTCCACCGGATTCAGAAGCGGCACTTGGAGCCGGTCGGCGTCACGCCCGCTCAGTCCCGGCTGCTGCGGGTGCTGGCGCACTACGACGGGGCGCCCCGGATGGCCGACCTCGCCGACCGCCTCGAAGTGGTCCCGCGCGCGGTGACCACGCTGGTGGACGGTCTGGAGGCGAACGGCCGGGTGCGCCGCGTACAGGATCCGGCCAACCGGCGCGTCGTACGTGTGGAGCTGACCGATCTCGGGCTCGCCACGCTCAGGGAGCTGCGCGGTGCCCGGCGGGCGGCCGCGGAGGACATCCTGGCGCCGCTGAACGCCGAGCAGCGTGAGGCGCTCGGTGGACTGCTGTCCGCGCTGGTGCCTTGA
- a CDS encoding ABC transporter ATP-binding protein has translation MQIRDLPYADPGTPDVRSGLRFLIWLGRGQLGGQFRALAWGLVHFGSVLALPYGVGFAVQAVVERSAGGLALAGGLLAVSGIAIALGDTMMHRATVTNWITAAARTQQLLARSTAELGNALTKRVAAGEVVAVSTGDVEKIGWFVEAASRFLAAALTIVAMVVGLLFYQPDLGLLVAVWVPVLALGVLPLMPRATRLADIQREKAGRATELASDTVAGLRVLRGIGGEELFLSRYRRASQQVRKAAVRSARMWALISALQVLLPGLLLVWVVWYGIGLVSAGRIDVGELVAVYSAVMLLSYPLRPVEEVAMAYSFAQPSARRAARVLSLERPQGGSAQGSRTRVSGTEASGAQPVGPAGGGADPADDVPTGGPRGDVPAGDLYDPASGLLAPAGSLTAVVCGDPDAAGRLAERLGGHPSETHGLPSVRLGGVELDALPRDSARTTVLVQDKDPVLLSGSLTELLDVPSSGMVSVTAALTAAECGDVLDALTQASLDGDPMTAPITERGRSLSGGQRQRLALARSLITDPEALVLDEPTSAVDSHTEARIGDGLRALRTGRTTVVFTSSPLLLDRADRVVLVRAGAVAAVGGHRELMLREPHYREVVTRDESAESPEATGSGTGMDMDMDMDMDMPVRERFAEEISRGLADRFTEAAADIEESA, from the coding sequence ATGCAGATTCGCGACCTTCCGTATGCCGATCCAGGCACCCCGGACGTCCGCTCCGGCCTCAGGTTCCTCATCTGGCTCGGGCGCGGGCAGCTCGGCGGGCAGTTCCGCGCGCTGGCCTGGGGGCTGGTGCACTTCGGCTCGGTGCTGGCACTCCCCTACGGCGTGGGTTTCGCCGTACAAGCCGTCGTGGAACGATCTGCCGGCGGACTCGCGCTGGCGGGCGGGCTGCTCGCGGTCTCCGGCATCGCCATCGCGCTCGGCGACACCATGATGCACCGTGCCACGGTCACCAACTGGATCACCGCGGCGGCCAGGACACAGCAGTTGCTCGCTCGCAGCACCGCCGAGCTGGGTAACGCGCTCACCAAGCGGGTGGCGGCCGGTGAGGTCGTCGCGGTCTCCACCGGGGACGTGGAGAAGATCGGCTGGTTCGTCGAGGCGGCCTCACGCTTCCTCGCCGCCGCGCTGACCATCGTCGCGATGGTCGTCGGGCTGCTGTTCTACCAGCCGGACCTCGGCCTCCTGGTGGCGGTCTGGGTCCCCGTGCTGGCCCTCGGTGTGCTGCCGCTCATGCCGCGCGCCACCAGGCTCGCGGACATCCAGCGCGAGAAGGCGGGCCGGGCGACCGAGCTGGCCTCCGACACCGTCGCCGGGCTGCGGGTGCTGCGTGGGATCGGCGGTGAGGAGCTCTTCCTCTCGCGCTACCGGCGCGCCTCCCAGCAGGTTCGCAAGGCGGCCGTCCGCAGTGCCCGCATGTGGGCCCTGATCAGCGCGCTCCAGGTGCTGCTGCCGGGGCTGCTGCTGGTGTGGGTGGTCTGGTACGGCATCGGTCTGGTGTCCGCCGGCCGGATCGACGTGGGCGAACTGGTGGCCGTTTACAGCGCGGTGATGCTGCTGTCCTATCCACTGCGCCCGGTCGAAGAGGTCGCCATGGCCTACAGCTTCGCGCAGCCGTCGGCTCGGCGGGCGGCGAGAGTGCTGTCACTGGAGCGGCCGCAGGGCGGTTCGGCGCAGGGCTCCCGCACTCGGGTGTCCGGTACGGAGGCATCCGGAGCGCAGCCGGTCGGACCGGCCGGTGGCGGTGCCGATCCGGCCGACGACGTACCGACGGGCGGCCCGCGGGGCGATGTACCGGCAGGTGACCTGTACGACCCCGCCAGTGGCCTGCTCGCCCCCGCGGGATCGCTGACGGCCGTCGTGTGCGGTGACCCCGACGCCGCGGGACGACTGGCCGAGCGTCTCGGCGGGCATCCCTCGGAGACACACGGGCTGCCGTCCGTGCGGCTCGGCGGCGTGGAACTGGACGCGTTGCCGCGGGACTCCGCGCGCACCACCGTGCTCGTGCAGGACAAGGATCCGGTGCTGCTGTCCGGAAGCCTGACCGAACTGCTCGATGTGCCGTCGTCCGGCATGGTGTCCGTAACCGCGGCGCTGACCGCCGCCGAGTGCGGCGATGTGCTGGATGCCCTGACGCAGGCCTCGCTGGACGGGGATCCGATGACCGCGCCCATCACAGAGCGCGGGCGCTCCCTCTCCGGCGGGCAGCGGCAGCGCCTGGCGCTGGCCAGATCACTGATCACCGACCCCGAGGCGCTGGTGCTGGACGAGCCCACGTCGGCCGTCGACTCGCACACCGAGGCGCGGATCGGCGACGGCCTGCGGGCGCTGCGGACGGGACGTACGACCGTCGTGTTCACATCGTCGCCGCTGCTGCTGGACCGGGCCGACCGGGTCGTCCTGGTCCGCGCGGGAGCGGTCGCCGCGGTGGGCGGGCATCGCGAGCTGATGCTCAGGGAGCCCCACTACCGCGAGGTGGTCACCCGGGACGAGTCCGCCGAGTCGCCTGAGGCCACGGGCTCAGGCACAGGCATGGACATGGACATGGACATGGACATGGACATGCCCGTACGCGAACGCTTCGCCGAGGAAATCTCCAGAGGACTGGCCGATCGGTTCACCGAAGCCGCCGCAGACATCGAGGAGTCCGCATGA